aaattatgattaagctattatttttctaattatacatatataagttataaattatttaattattacatgttaatactataataaatatctattattattattattattattattattattattattattattattattattattaattcttgaaaggtttaatttaattagataaaagaaaaattaataatttattaaactaatttattaattttatctaataaaaatatatactaattttatatatattatattttcattttctGATAAAGAAGTAATCtgtatttttataaaacaaatttaagaggatgtaagattttaaatctatcatatttatatctattggtaatttttaattaaatttattgatgactattttctatattttttaaaaattgtaatatataattattatataatttaattttctaaatataattctattttatatatatataaagtgagAATATATTCACAGAAAAATGACACGTAACACTTTTTTTAACAAATTTGCCACGTTTCATTTTCTATAAATATTCTCTTTTATactaattactatttaattttttatttatcttttaattatcattattatttaaaatactacattaaaatttatgatttaaattatttttttaatttaattttttaaaaattaagatattttgtaattaaatataatatttataaattatttatatcattctataaatattaattattatttaaattttaattattcttttaataattattattttttataatattgctttaatatttattaattaaaatattattttctttaaattttaatttttaaaaaattaagaacttttatgatataatacttaaaaattatttatatttttttataaatttatttatataaaatattatttatcatatGTTACGTTtagttgtaataataataataataataataataataataataataataataataataataataataaaagtaattaatgataattaatttaagaaatattgactattaatttatgatttcataattaattataaatactctcatttatattaattattatttatttttttttatttctcttttaattatcattattatttataatattagcttaacatttatgattcaaattactttttttaaaaaattaaaacatttagtaattaaatataatatttacaaattatttatattattttataaatactatttattattttttttatttctcttataattattattattattatttataatattactttaatatttatgatttaaattattattttttatttttttgatttttaaaaattaagatattttatgattaaatataatatttaaaaattatttatattatttttttataaatttatttttacaaaaacATTATTTACTAAATGTTAccctctataataataataataataataataataataataataataataataaaccatttatggccattagtttaaaaaaaaataatcactATTTGTGATCTAATCATTAACCGTCATATAAttcaatcttaaattatttcatatttttaacaaatatttttattacattgttatattttttattataaaatatttgttaaaaaatttgaGTGACAAAAATGTATACATAAAaggttataaaaaaaaatagagatttgacttatttataattagtgtatattattttttatgttaataatttaatattcttttttattttatttttttttaaattaattattattattattattattattattattattattattattattattattattattattattattattattattgtggtcaacttatgaccatttaattaaaatgaccaagtaaagaataaatattttacttttaaaaaattgaatttaaatatttttattactatttttcaatttcaataatacttatttataaattatttttttatttaaatgatctTTATTTGTTTGTTAATATATAATATCATATAAAATTTTTGATACACATTAAACACTTttcttcaattaatatttttatttaacataaatgtatttaaatattttttatattttattatttttttcaaaattattagttatcattctcaaaatttatttatttaatatatctaattaatatttatttaattattaatttttaatattttcttatttaatatttcttaaatgttgaatatcttatttcattataattatatatcgaataaaattataattaatattttaattatctatattttattataattaattttcatcaaaattatttttaaattttaattaaatatctatatcttagtgtataaattatttcttaactataattttatatagaagtagaattttaaagataaattgcaaatataataatattaaaaatttagttacaaataaaaatgattaagaataattaaaattataatattataataataaaatctgctttttgaaaaataatatgtatttttagtatttattttaataatagaaaattatgacattttaaaattataacttttattaaatgtatttattttatattacaaatttatGTAAGGTGATAACTATTtttgttaaataattattttataaaaaaattaagattaataaaattaaaaaatttacatttatatgtagtaatcttaaaaataatataatagaatgttatttttaatttatgataattttatatattttcattattactgaaattaaacaattcatttattattggcaatttgataattttttattatattaataacaaaaaatattatatttatatatttttaaaataatattattttctcattaatttaatgtattttttataatttataaaaaataaatatcgatttacataaattatgagataaaatataaaaattttatgaaatttaaattattttttaaataaagtactttaattacattttaaacaaaataatcatcaaaattactcttaataaatatataaaaagaattaaataagtattttaaagaAAACGTGTAAGATATAAAATAGTTAAGAGTTTTATTCATACATATATGTCTTCTTTTCATTGCTTTTATGGTTAAtaatatttttgaattaattgatagattaattaaaattatatctctctatttaaaaaaacaaaaatgaaattacatatttctcttcaaataaataaaatcaagAATGCACtttcataattaatttatatattcaaataaatAACTATCATTCATCACACGTTCTGTACTTGCTATTGATTTCTCTTCATGGTTGAATaacaagaccaaaaaaaaaaaaaaagacatttaaagagttatttaaaaaaaaatacttaatttGATTGGTTAGATTggtttttctatttaaatttaaaatgttaaaaataatatagatatttttatttatttaaaattttaatttaattaattaaattgattttctatttaaattcaaattgtatTCTGTTAGAAATATTGAcaagttaaaaataataaaaatagtatTTTTAGCAACACATATATGAATTAATCACTAATTACATaacttaaaaacaaaaaaaaaaaatttagtaatgaGAGTTTTTGTGataaattaaatatgtaaataaattaatttctaattattatagttaaataaaacaaaattttaatattattctaaTATAAATTCTACTTATaccaaaaattttattataatttctaattaaaaatttaataattctaaaatcttaagtcTATaagtaatattaattaattaaaaattctattacaataaaattgataaaaattcataaatattgaatttgaattccactaattttttaattgtcctaaatatttaaaaacttataatgttaaattttaattaatttaaaaataattttatgtgtttcataaataaattaaaattacttaTTTGACAAGTGATGAATGTTAATTTTACTCTGACTCTAATTTTGCATTAAGATTCCTAAatcctaatattataaataatatttacaataatgtcttaattatataaaaaaatctcttaattaatatatttatgctatactaaaatatataaatagtggaattaaataaatccaaaaatatataaataatagaaTCAAAGAATTTGGCTTAAAAAAAATACATTCCTATTTTGTTTATGACTAATAAACTTAatatataagaaaattaaaaaatacaaataaatttcaattagaaGCAATAAACAGTCATAATTTGGCATTAGGATAATAAATTACTAGATTTTATTgactatttaaattatatatattatactaatgcgatattatatttatatatatatatatatatatatatatatatatatatatatatatatatatatatattaataaaaaaaattacatataaaaaaatgacaagtatatacaataagtaaaataACGTATAATGTAAATTGCTAAAAAAAACTAGTTATTATAAAGAGTTGAACTCAACTTAATAATTGAATCAACTTGGGAAtgatattccttttttttttttttaaaaatttatcatcatttaaaatttaaaattaattattatttaaaatacatCATAACTTTTTGTAATACTATTTTCAATATATATAACCCCACAATTCATTATTTTACCATATGTATGGATAAATaagtttcttttatttatttatttattactgaCATATTTCCTAAGAGAGTAATTATTATTTAGGAAAGAATTACACGATCAAGCAAAttgtttttattaaatataattatagtcACGATCCTTTTATGTATGAAAtcaaaatatcaattttttttaacgTAATTCATTGAtggaatattttatttaaataatcgaAGTatgtatactttttttttttttttttttcacaaacatCATtacattattataaattaaaaaaaaaaaaattaaaatttattaattcaaattaaaaataaattaattttaaattagaaattttattttatttattttttttttttttatttatatttttattttttttttataataattaatataataataattaataaatatatatttataatattattatttttttaaaaatatttcaaaaaattaaatatactgAATTTAGCTTTTActatgtttaaaaaaaaattaatataattatttttacatttaacttATCAAATATTTctgttttaaatattttaatagctAATAAAATAACTTACAATTATTAGATTAACTAATATTATCTAATAAACTTATATGCGTTAATAATGTTTTAGTTAAATGTATTTATAAATATCATTCATTCTGATTTAGGGAAatattttttgttaaaaaaaaaaaaagagagagaaaatggctAATCACTATGGAGTTTGAAATAATAAAGCATTTTATATTACCGGGTATATTATACAATACTTCATGACCATATAAAATGGCAAAGAGTAAACCAAATCCAACAGAATGGGAAGAAAATTAACAAcataatttgatttggttcatACTTACAGCATATTTGGTTTGGTAATATTTGCTCAAGGCCACATGTAAGATATCACTTAGGTAAGATTATTAATCACTAGGTAGAATTAGAACAAAGCCTGCTCTGTTTGCTAGTGAGCAAACGTTCCCAATCACAATAGCAGGAATATTTTCCAATCCCAAAAATGCTAATCAAATTTTCTAATTTCTACCTAAGAAAAAGCCCCCTATACGACATAATCAGACCACTCTGCTATGTGTGAAGTGTGATCCATGGTAAAACTAGGAATCTTGTCAAGCTTTATCGGGTTCTGCGTTCCTCCAACCAATTTAGCTGGGTTGCCAACAGCAGTAGTCCTGGGTGGCACGTCCTTCAACACCACTGAACAAGCCCCAATCTTGGCCCCTTCACCAATCCTAATGTTACCCAAAATACAAGTACCAGCCCCAATCAAAACCCCATCACCAATCTTTGGATGCCTGTCTCCACAAGCCTTCCCAGTACCACCTAAGGTCACATTATGCAAGATTGACACATTGTTCCCAATCACAGCAGTCTCTCCAACAACTAGTCCTGTGGCATGATCAAGTAATATCCCCTGTCCGATCCTTGCTCCTGGGTGAATATCAACCGCAAACGCATCAGATACTCTGTTTTGAATCAATAAAGCTAAAACATTTCTACCTTGTGCCCATAATTTATGTGCTATTCTATGGGCTTGGCATGCCAGAAACCCTTTGAAATTCAAGAAACCGTGCACGTAGCTTATGCAGGCGGGGTCTCTTTCCTTCACAGCTCTCAAATCTTCCTTCACTGCCCCAATGATGTCTTGATTCTCTTCAAGAGCCCCTATAAAAATATCAAACAGAGTACTACTAGGAAGGCTGGAATTGCTTAACTTAATAGCGAGATGATTCGCCAACGCCCTTTCTAGTGTCTTCTGAGACAGAATGGAGGTATAGTAGTAGCTGGACAGAACTGGTTCTCGATCAGCATCTAACCTGGAGTCCTCCTGCATTTTGAGCCATGGATCTTCTTTATTCTCGTTTTCGTGATGCAGATCTTCCACAACTGAATCCGTGTGTATGGTTTTCATATGATTCTTGCTAAAGGGTAAGCCAGAAACATGATCGGAGAAACTGGGTCGACAATATGTCACATACTTGTAAACATGATCATCACTTTGATCGCGACAAATTTGAGAGGGTTCCGCTCTAGGAGTGTCAACACAAGTAGCCAAGGGATTATAATGGAGATGCTTGGAAAGGGAGTAAATTGATGACGAAGCAAGTGTAAAGAAGAAAGGGTTGCGGCGAGGGTAAAGGGCCTTACATAGAAAAGGGGCTACGACCGGAGCTTTCATGGTTCTTGGGAGAATTTTATAGCGGATAATGATAGAACAACAAAATGGTTTAATCAGGCAATCGAAATTGTTATGAACTCACcacataaaatttatattttatatatatattctccGAAGCAGCCTTGTGAAACGGATCTGAATTGTCgaccttttctctctcttctcttctcCTCTCGGCTTGAGGGATTATTTTTTGCCATTAACTATCtcatctctttcttttttttttttttttttttcttaaaatctttataattaatattattttacacAATTTAAGCTCTATAGaagctttttattattattatttttttagagaGAAAAGTTCATTAATAGTAATGTGCAATGCATGGGCTAAAGTCAAAATACAAGGAATAATTATATAGTTATTTtctcttattaaaatataaacctTTTTGGcctagttttatttatttaatggcTAATAACATATTATTTACCTGTAAGTGTGAGGTTAGCTTCAAGAttctattctttatttttttttataaaaaaataaattattatttaaaaaatatataaactctttttataatataaaaaataaattagacgTGATTAAAAAAAGATAAATTGTAAATTGAGTAGaatctattaaaataattttaataataaattgaactctttttataatataaaaaattttaataacaaaTTATAGAGTATGTTCAATAAATGTAAACCTTAACGCATAAAGTTTAAatcttatttttcttaaatttaagatttaattttttttataaaatatgtactacacaattttttaaaaaattaatatgaagagaaaaataaaaagattaataatgatgagtgaaaaatatatttttccgggaaaagaaaatataggaggaaaagttattttataaatagtaaaattataattttatctttaaattaaaaaataaaatataaaaatatatttataattttttatattttttttattattttctctttattttgaataaaaaataaaaatagacaaaaaacttttatttttctctcaaattttttctCCTCTCTGATTTTCCCTATATCTGAACATGGCGTTGAGAATCATTGCCGGTCCATAGTTAGGGAAGGTAACCGTCCAACGCACATCCAC
The Hevea brasiliensis isolate MT/VB/25A 57/8 chromosome 15, ASM3005281v1, whole genome shotgun sequence genome window above contains:
- the LOC110650997 gene encoding serine acetyltransferase 1, chloroplastic-like: MKAPVVAPFLCKALYPRRNPFFFTLASSSIYSLSKHLHYNPLATCVDTPRAEPSQICRDQSDDHVYKYVTYCRPSFSDHVSGLPFSKNHMKTIHTDSVVEDLHHENENKEDPWLKMQEDSRLDADREPVLSSYYYTSILSQKTLERALANHLAIKLSNSSLPSSTLFDIFIGALEENQDIIGAVKEDLRAVKERDPACISYVHGFLNFKGFLACQAHRIAHKLWAQGRNVLALLIQNRVSDAFAVDIHPGARIGQGILLDHATGLVVGETAVIGNNVSILHNVTLGGTGKACGDRHPKIGDGVLIGAGTCILGNIRIGEGAKIGACSVVLKDVPPRTTAVGNPAKLVGGTQNPIKLDKIPSFTMDHTSHIAEWSDYVV